From one Phocoena sinus isolate mPhoSin1 chromosome 6, mPhoSin1.pri, whole genome shotgun sequence genomic stretch:
- the TRAF2 gene encoding TNF receptor-associated factor 2, with product MAAASATPPGSLDLLQPGFSKTLLGTKLEDKYLCSACRNVLRRPFQAQCGHRYCSFCLSNILSSGPQNCAACVNEGIYEEGVSILESSSAFPDNAARREVESLPAVCSSEGCTWKGTLKEYESGHEGHCPFVLTECPACKGLVRLGEKEHHLEHACPERSLSCRHCRAPCCSADMKAHHQVCPKFPLTCEGCGKKKITREKFQDHVRTCGRCRVPCRFHAVGCPETVEGEKLQEHEAQRLREHLALLLGALLEAGPPLLSQGEQGWGASTPGPGAAPSQAMELLQRCEALERKTATFENIVCVLNREVERVAVTAEACGRQHRLDQDRIEALSNKVQQLERSIGLKDLAMADLEQKVHEMEASTFDGVFIWKIPDFARKRQEAVAGRTPAIFSPAFYTSRYGYKMCLRAYLNGDGTGRGTHLSLFFVLMKGPHDALLHWPFNQKVTLMLLDQNNREHVIDAFRPDVTSSSFQRPVSDMNIASGCPLFCPVSKMEAKNSYVRDDAIFIKAIVDLTGL from the exons ATGGCTGCAGCCAGCGCGACCCCTCCCGGCTCCCTGGACCTGCTGCAGCCTGGCTTCTCCAAGACCCTCCTGGGGACCAAGCTAGAGGACAAGTACCTGTGCTCGGCCTGCAGGAACGTCCTGCGCAGGCCTTTCCAGGCTCAGTGTGGCCACCGctactgttccttctgcctgagcAACATCCTGAG ctCCGGGCCCCAGAACTGTGCCGCCTGCGTGAACGAGGGCATTTACGAGGAAGGCGTCTCTATCCTGGAGAGCAGCTCG GCTTTCCCGGACAATGCTGCCCGCAGGGAGGTAGAGAGCCTGCCGGCCGTCTGTTCCAGCGAGGGCTGCACCTGGAAGGGGACCCTGAAGGAGTACGAG AGCGGCCACGAAGGACACTGCCCGTTCGTGCTGACCGAGTGCCCAGCGTGTAAAGGCCTGGTGCGCCTGGGCGAGAAGGAACACCACCTGGAGCACGCGTGCCCGGAGCGAAGCCTCAGCTGCCGGCACTGCAGGGCGCCCTGCTGCTCGGCCGACATGAAG GCGCACCACCAGGTCTGCCCCAAGTTCCCCTTGACCTGCGAGGGCTGCGGCAAGAAGAAGATCACACGCGAGAAA TTTCAGGACCACGTCAGGACGTGTGGCAGATGCCGAGTCCCCTGCAGGTTCCACGCTGTCGGCTGCCCCGAGACG GTGGAGGGCGAGAAGCTGCAGGAGCACGAGGCGCAGCGGCTCCGGGAGCACCTGGCCCTGCTTCTGGGCGCCCTCCTGGAGGCCGGGCCCCCCCTCCTCAGCCAGGGCGAGCAGGGCTGGGGGGCCAGCACGCCAGGCCCAGGGGCAGCGCCCTCCCAGGCGATGGAGCTGCTGCAGAGGTGCGAGGCCCTGGAGCGGAAGACGGCCACCTTCGAGAACATCGTCTGCGTGCTGAACCGGGAGGTGGAGCGGGTGGCCGTGACTGCCGAGGCCTGTGGCCGGCAGCACCGGCTGGACCAAGACAGGATCGAAGCCCTGAGTAATAAG GTGCAGCAGCTGGAGAGGAGCATCGGCCTGAAGGACCTGGCCATGGCTGACCTGGAGCAGAAGGTCCACGAGATGGAGGCGTCCACCTTCGACGGGGTGTTCATCTGGAAGATCCCGGACTTCGCCAGGAAGCGCCAGGAAGCTGTGGCTGGCCGCACGCCAGCCATCTTCTCCCCAG CCTTCTACACCAGCAGATACGGCTACAAGATGTGTCTGCGTGCCTACCTGAACGGAGATGGCACCGGGCGCGGGACGCACCTGTCCCTCTTCTTCGTTCTGATGAAGGGCCCCCACGACGCCCTCCTGCACTGGCCCTTCAACCAGAAG GTGACCCTGATGTTGCTGGACCAGAACAACCGGGAGCATGTGATTGACGCCTTCAGGCCCGACGTGACTTCATCCTCCTTCCAGAGGCCGGTCAGCGACATGAACATCGCGAGTGGCTGCCCGCTTTTCTGCCCTGTCTCCAAGATGGAGGCCAAGAATTCCTACGTGCGTGACGACGCCATCTTCATCAAGGCCATAGTGGACCTGACAGGGCTCTAG
- the C8G gene encoding complement component C8 gamma chain isoform X2 — protein sequence MNVQRDEHQPHWKSRGEEARGQLGLCTQDMAAEPCREVQGQGQMCRACHRRCCHHAAPQDGIPPDSAPGRRLLGSEGSETPSAPVPHQRHPAHGQLRRAAGTWFLVAVASACRSLQEQGHRAEATTLHVTPQGAAMAVSTFRKLDGICWQVRQLYGDTGLPGRFLLQARGARGAVDVVVGETDYRGFAILYLERARQLSVKLYARSLPVSESFLSVFEQRVQGANLTEDHTLFFPKYGECPCVSRGPPRPPPRPGPATPDPSPGPQVSARPRTSFTSWMVSGQRRRGGVAGGWQRAAPSWLGLVCAAEVRR from the exons ATGAATGTGCAAAGGGATGAGCACCAGCCACACTGGAAGTCACGTGGGGAAGAAGCCAGAGGTCAACTCGGACTTTGTACACAGGACATGGCGGCGGAGCCCTGCCGGGAAGTGCAGGGCCAAGGTCAGATGTGCAGG GCCTGTCACCGTCGCTGCTGTCACCATGCTGCCCCCCAGGACGGCATCCCTCCTGACTCTGCTCCTGGCCGTCGGCTCCTTGGGTCAGAGGGCTCAGAGACCCCCTCGGCCCCCGTCCCCCATCAGCGCCATCCAGCCCACGGCCAACTTCGACGCGCAGCGG GGACCTGGTTCCTTGTGGCCGTGGCCTCTGCGTGCCGCTCCCTGCAGGAGCAGGGCCACCGGGCTGAGGCCACCACACTGCATGTGACTCCTCAGGGTGCAGCCATGGCTGTCAGCACCTTCCGGAAGCT ggaTGGGATCTGCTGGCAGGTGCGGCAGCTCTACGGTGACACGGGGCTCCCAGGTCGCTTTCTGCTCCAAG CCCGAGGCGCCCGAGGGGCGGTGGACGTGGTCGTTGGGGAGACGGACTACCGGGGCTTCGCCATCCTGTACCTGGAGCGGGCGCGGCAGCTGTCGGTGAAGCTGTACG CCCGCTCGCTCCCCGTGAGCGAATCATTCCTGAGTGTGTTTGAGCAGCGGGTCCAGGGTGCCAACCTGACGGAGGACCACACCCTGTTCTTCCCCAAGTATGGTGAGTGTCCCTGCGTCTCCCGCGGTCCACCTCGCCCTCCCCCGCGCCCCGGCCCCGCCACCCCTGAccccagccccggcccccagGTTTCTGCGAGGCCGCGGACCAGTTTCACGTCCTGGATGGTGAGTGGGCAGCGCCGGCGGGGCGGTGTGGCAGGGGGCTGGCAGCGCGCGGCTCCCTCCTGGTTGGGTCTCGTCTGTGCTGCAGAAGTGAGGAGGTGA
- the C8G gene encoding complement component C8 gamma chain isoform X1 translates to MCKGMSTSHTGSHVGKKPEVNSDFVHRTWRRSPAGKCRAKVRCAGPVTVAAVTMLPPRTASLLTLLLAVGSLGQRAQRPPRPPSPISAIQPTANFDAQRFSGTWFLVAVASACRSLQEQGHRAEATTLHVTPQGAAMAVSTFRKLDGICWQVRQLYGDTGLPGRFLLQARGARGAVDVVVGETDYRGFAILYLERARQLSVKLYARSLPVSESFLSVFEQRVQGANLTEDHTLFFPKYGECPCVSRGPPRPPPRPGPATPDPSPGPQVSARPRTSFTSWMVSGQRRRGGVAGGWQRAAPSWLGLVCAAEVRR, encoded by the exons ATGTGCAAAGGGATGAGCACCAGCCACACTGGAAGTCACGTGGGGAAGAAGCCAGAGGTCAACTCGGACTTTGTACACAGGACATGGCGGCGGAGCCCTGCCGGGAAGTGCAGGGCCAAGGTCAGATGTGCAGG GCCTGTCACCGTCGCTGCTGTCACCATGCTGCCCCCCAGGACGGCATCCCTCCTGACTCTGCTCCTGGCCGTCGGCTCCTTGGGTCAGAGGGCTCAGAGACCCCCTCGGCCCCCGTCCCCCATCAGCGCCATCCAGCCCACGGCCAACTTCGACGCGCAGCGG TTTTCAGGGACCTGGTTCCTTGTGGCCGTGGCCTCTGCGTGCCGCTCCCTGCAGGAGCAGGGCCACCGGGCTGAGGCCACCACACTGCATGTGACTCCTCAGGGTGCAGCCATGGCTGTCAGCACCTTCCGGAAGCT ggaTGGGATCTGCTGGCAGGTGCGGCAGCTCTACGGTGACACGGGGCTCCCAGGTCGCTTTCTGCTCCAAG CCCGAGGCGCCCGAGGGGCGGTGGACGTGGTCGTTGGGGAGACGGACTACCGGGGCTTCGCCATCCTGTACCTGGAGCGGGCGCGGCAGCTGTCGGTGAAGCTGTACG CCCGCTCGCTCCCCGTGAGCGAATCATTCCTGAGTGTGTTTGAGCAGCGGGTCCAGGGTGCCAACCTGACGGAGGACCACACCCTGTTCTTCCCCAAGTATGGTGAGTGTCCCTGCGTCTCCCGCGGTCCACCTCGCCCTCCCCCGCGCCCCGGCCCCGCCACCCCTGAccccagccccggcccccagGTTTCTGCGAGGCCGCGGACCAGTTTCACGTCCTGGATGGTGAGTGGGCAGCGCCGGCGGGGCGGTGTGGCAGGGGGCTGGCAGCGCGCGGCTCCCTCCTGGTTGGGTCTCGTCTGTGCTGCAGAAGTGAGGAGGTGA
- the FBXW5 gene encoding F-box/WD repeat-containing protein 5 isoform X1 — protein MDEGGIPLLPDSLVYQIFLNLGPADVLAAGLVCHQWQAVSRDEFLWREQFYRYYQVARNVPRHPAATSWYEEFRRLYDTVPCVEVQTLEEHTDQVLHLSFSHSGYQFASCSKDCTVKIWNNDLSISLLHSADMRPYNWSYTQFSQFNQDDSLLLASGVFLGPHNSSSGEIAVISLDTFALLSRVRNKPYDVFGCWLTDTSLISGNLHRIGDITSCSVLWLNNAFQDVESENVNVVKRLFKIQNLNASTIRTVMVADCSRFDSPELLLDAGAPGAGPGRVFDLSSDSEDQAVDPGPARAKGLRRVLEGRAQPQLSECALETKAAELLAQGHTKPPERSTAAAGNKLLIFTTGCFTYSPHQIGIKQILPHQMTTAGPVLGEGRGSDAFFDALDHVIDVHGHIIGMGLSPDNRYLYVNSRAWPSGSVVADPMQPPPIAEEIDLLVFDLKTMREVKRALRAHRAYTPNDECFFIFLDVSRDFVASGAEDRHGYIWDRHYNICLAKLRHQDVVNSVVFSPQEQELLLTASDDATIKAWRSPRTVRVHQAPRPRPRPFFSWFASQRR, from the exons ATGGACGAGGGGGGCATACCCCTGCTCCCCGACAGCCTCGTTTACCAGATCTTCCTGAACTTGGGCCCGGCCGACGTGCTGGCCGCGGGGCTGGTGTGCCACCAATGGCAGGCCGTGTCCCGGGATGAGTTCCTGTGGAGGGAGCAGTTCTACCGCTACTACCAGGTGGCCCGCAACGTGCCCCGACACCCAG CGGCCACATCCTGGTACGAGGAGTTTCGGCGGCTCTACGACACCGTGCCCTGCGTGGAGGTGCAGACTCTCGAGGAGCACACCGACCAGGTCCTGCACCTCAGCTTCTCCCACTCAGGCTACCAGTTTGCTTCCTGCTCCAAGGACTGCACCGTGAAG ATCTGGAACAATGACCTGAGCATCTCGCTGCTGCACAGCGCAGACATGCGGCCCTACAACTGGAGCTACACCCAGTTCTCCCAGTTCAACCAGGACGATTCTCTGCTGCTGGCGTCCGGGGTGTTCCTGGGGCCCCACAACTCCTCCTCGGGCGAGATCGCCGTCATCAGCCTAG ACACCTTCGCCTTGCTGTCCCGGGTGCGCAACAAGCCCTACGACGTGTTCGGTTGCTGGCTCACGGACACCAGCCTTATTTCGGGAAACTTGCACCGCATCGGGGACATCACGTCGTGCTCTGTGCTCTGGCTTAACAACGCCTTCCAG GACGTGGAGTCGGAGAACGTGAACGTGGTGAAGCGGCTTTTCAAGATCCAGAACCTGAACGCTAGCACCATCCGCACCGTCATGGTGGCCGACTGCAGTCGCTTCGACAGCCCGGAGCTCCTGCTGGACGCCGGCGCCCCTGGCGCAGGCCCCGGCCGTGTCTTTGACCTGAGCAGCGACAGCGAGGACCAGGCGGTCGACCCGGGCCCGGCCCGCGCCAAGGGCTTGCGGCGCGTCCTGGAGGGCCGGGCCCAGCCCCAGCTGTCAGAGTGCGCGCTGGAGACCAAGGCGGCCGAGCTGCTGGCCCAGGGCCACACCAAGCCCCCCGAGCGCAGCACAGCCGCCGCCGGCAACAAACTCCTCATCTTCACCACGGGCTGCTTCACCTACTCGCCGCACCAGATCG GCATCAAGCAGATCCTGCCGCACCAGATGACCACGGCGGGGCCCGTGCTGGGCGAGGGCCGGGGCTCCGACGCCTTCTTCGATGCGCTCGACCACGTCATCGACGTGCACGGACACATCATCGGCATGGGCCTGTCCCCCGACAACAG GTACCTGTACGTAAACAGCCGCGCCTGGCCCAGCGGCTCGGTGGTGGCCGACCCCATGCAGCCGCCGCCGATCGCGGAGGAGATCGACCTGCTGGTGTTCGACCTCAAGACCATGCGGGAGGTGAAACGGGCCCTGCGCGCCCACCGCGCCTACACGCCCAATGATGAGTGCTTCTTCATCTTCCTGGACGTCAGCAGGGACTTCGTGGCCAG TGGGGCAGAGGATCGGCACGGCTACATCTGGGACCGCCACTACAACATCTGCCTGGCCAAGCTGCGGCACCAGGACGTGGTCAACTCAGTGGTCTTCAGCCCCCAGGAGCAGGAGCTCCTGCTGACGGCCAGCGACGACGCCACCATCAAAGCCTGGCGCTCGCCACGCACGGTGCGTGTCCACCAGGCcccgcgcccgcgcccgcgccccTTCTTCTCCTGGTTCGCCAGCCAGAGGCGCTGA
- the FBXW5 gene encoding F-box/WD repeat-containing protein 5 isoform X2, which yields MDEGGIPLLPDSLVYQIFLNLGPADVLAAGLVCHQWQAVSRDEFLWREQFYRYYQVARNVPRHPAATSWYEEFRRLYDTVPCVEVQTLEEHTDQVLHLSFSHSGYQFASCSKDCTVKIWNNDLSISLLHSADMRPYNWSYTQFSQFNQDDSLLLASGVFLGPHNSSSGEIAVISLDTFALLSRVRNKPYDVFGCWLTDTSLISGNLHRIGDITSCSVLWLNNAFQDVESENVNVVKRLFKIQNLNASTIRTVMVADCSRFDSPELLLDAGAPGAGPGRVFDLSSDSEDQAVDPGPARAKGLRRVLEGRAQPQLSECALETKAAELLAQGHTKPPERSTAAAGNKLLIFTTGCFTYSPHQIGIKQILPHQMTTAGPVLGEGRGSDAFFDALDHVIDVHGHIIGMGLSPDNSRAWPSGSVVADPMQPPPIAEEIDLLVFDLKTMREVKRALRAHRAYTPNDECFFIFLDVSRDFVASGAEDRHGYIWDRHYNICLAKLRHQDVVNSVVFSPQEQELLLTASDDATIKAWRSPRTVRVHQAPRPRPRPFFSWFASQRR from the exons ATGGACGAGGGGGGCATACCCCTGCTCCCCGACAGCCTCGTTTACCAGATCTTCCTGAACTTGGGCCCGGCCGACGTGCTGGCCGCGGGGCTGGTGTGCCACCAATGGCAGGCCGTGTCCCGGGATGAGTTCCTGTGGAGGGAGCAGTTCTACCGCTACTACCAGGTGGCCCGCAACGTGCCCCGACACCCAG CGGCCACATCCTGGTACGAGGAGTTTCGGCGGCTCTACGACACCGTGCCCTGCGTGGAGGTGCAGACTCTCGAGGAGCACACCGACCAGGTCCTGCACCTCAGCTTCTCCCACTCAGGCTACCAGTTTGCTTCCTGCTCCAAGGACTGCACCGTGAAG ATCTGGAACAATGACCTGAGCATCTCGCTGCTGCACAGCGCAGACATGCGGCCCTACAACTGGAGCTACACCCAGTTCTCCCAGTTCAACCAGGACGATTCTCTGCTGCTGGCGTCCGGGGTGTTCCTGGGGCCCCACAACTCCTCCTCGGGCGAGATCGCCGTCATCAGCCTAG ACACCTTCGCCTTGCTGTCCCGGGTGCGCAACAAGCCCTACGACGTGTTCGGTTGCTGGCTCACGGACACCAGCCTTATTTCGGGAAACTTGCACCGCATCGGGGACATCACGTCGTGCTCTGTGCTCTGGCTTAACAACGCCTTCCAG GACGTGGAGTCGGAGAACGTGAACGTGGTGAAGCGGCTTTTCAAGATCCAGAACCTGAACGCTAGCACCATCCGCACCGTCATGGTGGCCGACTGCAGTCGCTTCGACAGCCCGGAGCTCCTGCTGGACGCCGGCGCCCCTGGCGCAGGCCCCGGCCGTGTCTTTGACCTGAGCAGCGACAGCGAGGACCAGGCGGTCGACCCGGGCCCGGCCCGCGCCAAGGGCTTGCGGCGCGTCCTGGAGGGCCGGGCCCAGCCCCAGCTGTCAGAGTGCGCGCTGGAGACCAAGGCGGCCGAGCTGCTGGCCCAGGGCCACACCAAGCCCCCCGAGCGCAGCACAGCCGCCGCCGGCAACAAACTCCTCATCTTCACCACGGGCTGCTTCACCTACTCGCCGCACCAGATCG GCATCAAGCAGATCCTGCCGCACCAGATGACCACGGCGGGGCCCGTGCTGGGCGAGGGCCGGGGCTCCGACGCCTTCTTCGATGCGCTCGACCACGTCATCGACGTGCACGGACACATCATCGGCATGGGCCTGTCCCCCGACAACAG CCGCGCCTGGCCCAGCGGCTCGGTGGTGGCCGACCCCATGCAGCCGCCGCCGATCGCGGAGGAGATCGACCTGCTGGTGTTCGACCTCAAGACCATGCGGGAGGTGAAACGGGCCCTGCGCGCCCACCGCGCCTACACGCCCAATGATGAGTGCTTCTTCATCTTCCTGGACGTCAGCAGGGACTTCGTGGCCAG TGGGGCAGAGGATCGGCACGGCTACATCTGGGACCGCCACTACAACATCTGCCTGGCCAAGCTGCGGCACCAGGACGTGGTCAACTCAGTGGTCTTCAGCCCCCAGGAGCAGGAGCTCCTGCTGACGGCCAGCGACGACGCCACCATCAAAGCCTGGCGCTCGCCACGCACGGTGCGTGTCCACCAGGCcccgcgcccgcgcccgcgccccTTCTTCTCCTGGTTCGCCAGCCAGAGGCGCTGA
- the C8G gene encoding complement component C8 gamma chain isoform X3, which yields MCKGMSTSHTGSHVGKKPEVNSDFVHRTWRRSPAGKCRAKVRCAGPVTVAAVTMLPPRTASLLTLLLAVGSLGQRAQRPPRPPSPISAIQPTANFDAQRFSGTWFLVAVASACRSLQEQGHRAEATTLHVTPQGAAMAVSTFRKLDGICWQVRQLYGDTGLPGRFLLQARGARGAVDVVVGETDYRGFAILYLERARQLSVKLYARSLPVSESFLSVFEQRVQGANLTEDHTLFFPKYGFCEAADQFHVLDEVRR from the exons ATGTGCAAAGGGATGAGCACCAGCCACACTGGAAGTCACGTGGGGAAGAAGCCAGAGGTCAACTCGGACTTTGTACACAGGACATGGCGGCGGAGCCCTGCCGGGAAGTGCAGGGCCAAGGTCAGATGTGCAGG GCCTGTCACCGTCGCTGCTGTCACCATGCTGCCCCCCAGGACGGCATCCCTCCTGACTCTGCTCCTGGCCGTCGGCTCCTTGGGTCAGAGGGCTCAGAGACCCCCTCGGCCCCCGTCCCCCATCAGCGCCATCCAGCCCACGGCCAACTTCGACGCGCAGCGG TTTTCAGGGACCTGGTTCCTTGTGGCCGTGGCCTCTGCGTGCCGCTCCCTGCAGGAGCAGGGCCACCGGGCTGAGGCCACCACACTGCATGTGACTCCTCAGGGTGCAGCCATGGCTGTCAGCACCTTCCGGAAGCT ggaTGGGATCTGCTGGCAGGTGCGGCAGCTCTACGGTGACACGGGGCTCCCAGGTCGCTTTCTGCTCCAAG CCCGAGGCGCCCGAGGGGCGGTGGACGTGGTCGTTGGGGAGACGGACTACCGGGGCTTCGCCATCCTGTACCTGGAGCGGGCGCGGCAGCTGTCGGTGAAGCTGTACG CCCGCTCGCTCCCCGTGAGCGAATCATTCCTGAGTGTGTTTGAGCAGCGGGTCCAGGGTGCCAACCTGACGGAGGACCACACCCTGTTCTTCCCCAAGTATG GTTTCTGCGAGGCCGCGGACCAGTTTCACGTCCTGGATG AAGTGAGGAGGTGA